The Elgaria multicarinata webbii isolate HBS135686 ecotype San Diego chromosome 1, rElgMul1.1.pri, whole genome shotgun sequence genome has a window encoding:
- the CDKN1A gene encoding cyclin-dependent kinase inhibitor 1 has product MPLSESNVLRPSCSQKLCRNLFGSVDHEQLQKDFQSLMRTQLDEAQQKWNFDFETETPLEGAYKWEKVSHLKVPPSQDLHTKENCTGEKSLSSPMHLKMHTKTERPGQMGLEACQTGSPRCSKRKQTSIKDFYSSKRKTTPYKSNP; this is encoded by the exons ATGCCTCTGTCTGAGAGTAATGTCCTACGACCTTCCTGCAGCCAGAAGCTTTGCAGAAACCTCTTTGGATCAGTTGATCATGAACAGTTGCAGAAGGATTTCCAGTCCTTGATGAGGACCCAGCTGGATGAAGCTCAGCAAAAGTGGAACTTTGACTTTGAAACAGAAACCCCacttgaaggggcctacaaatgGGAAAAAGTATCCCATCTAAAGGTGCCGCCATCTCAAGACCTCCACACAAAGGAGAATTGCACTGGGGAAAAGAGCTTGAGCTCCCCAATGCACCTCAAGATGCATACAAAGACAGAGAGACCTGGGCAGATGGGTCTTGAGGCCTGCCAGACTGGCTCCCCAAGGTGTTCAAAACGAAAACAGACGAGTATAAAAG ACTTCTACAGCTCAAAGCGGAAAACTACCCCCTATAAGTCAAACCCATGA